Part of the Antedon mediterranea chromosome 6, ecAntMedi1.1, whole genome shotgun sequence genome, CAGACCTTGGAAAAGTGAGCTATAACTCCTACTGGAGGAGCATTATCTTGGAGTATATGCATCGCAATCAACATTCAGCACAAATAACAATTAAAGGTATTTAGATATCTgatttatttaagaaaataatCGAGTCCACAGCCCCTTGCCCTTAAAtcaaatacagtcaactctcctaatACCGGACATCTGATTTTCTGGAATATCTGGTATTCGTAATGTGTTTTAATggtgaaaaataaatttgggaccttttgaaCTTTTCATAAAAGTCTGATATTGGAAGAGTTTcaggttttcagagagtccggtattgggaagACAAAATTATggtaaacatttcattttttcacttcatttcatttatttcacttaatttcatttatttcgtcaatttaaaaacatgataaaataaCTTCATAGTTGACTCCgttgttttttaatgtaattgttCTGCAGTTATATGCATATAATGTTATATCTCCCAAATAATTGTATTCTTAATGACTTTTCTTAAATAGGATGCATTGTGTATCCTGAACATTAGAACAAAGAAACTAAAAAGGTTTATTTTATTGGAAACAAAACATCCACACAACAAAAGAAACACATTTAACAATGAGAGAATTAGCATTGAATTTCTCTTTGTATTGTCAAGTTTATTTGCTTTAGAATATCCAAAGTATGAAATTACTATTTCTGTACTTTTATTTAATGGATTCACAAAGACTTTAATTTAACTCTTTAATTTACACTTCTAACAgatgttttaaatttttgatAACAAAGAATTTTTTAaaggcattttttttttttttttttttgtgaaatgaatataaaatattgtacgGAGTATTTTTGCAGATCAAAAAGATAAATGgttattacttttttatttaaatatctgTGTGTTTTAGTTTCCTACCAGTATTTATTCTTGATACATTTTGATCCATGAATCAATCACATGTTTGTTTCTATGGCAGATATTAGTCGGGCCACTGGCATGTGTCCGCATGACATTGCATCAACGCTCCAAAATCTAGGAATGCTAGCTAACAGAGATGGTAAACTGGTGATAAAACTTCGCAATAAATTAATTAGTGAACACATGGAGAAGGTGAATAAGTGTCGTGACCCTAGACTGGTGTTAGATCCAGGCTGTCTGAGGTGGTCGCCACTCATCGTCTATCATCCGTCAATTTTAGATGAAgagaggcaagtcagaaatgaGGTAAGCTTCATTCTTTATGTTATTTTATCTGTGATGAGGCCATTGAAATTTTGAATAAAAGTTTGGGGCTATACTACCTATATGAAAAATTGTAAAAAGgtgcttatttttttattttctttaaattgaaGTAGGTATAtggcattttaaatttttttaaataaacagtaGAATACTGTATTGCTATGATCTTTAAGACCAAAAAAAGTGTTCTCTTCATAGGggtgtccctgaataggggtaaGGTGATAGTGTCATTGCATATATTGCCTTTAGTGTATCCCCTAAATAGGGATGTCCGctaaatagggatgtcccctgaatagggatgtctgctaaatagggatgtcccctgaataggggtgtcccctgaataggggtttccaATTTGGgttttactgtatgtatatgTGAACAATTTTCAAATGGTTGTAGGTTACTAGAATGGGCGACATTGTTCGAGACATTGAGTTTGAAAGAAAGGCAACGACCTCAATGGCAGCATTGAAAGAGGTTCCAGCACCACCCAAAAAGGTTAGTCTATTTAAATAGCCTTTTAACCAATTCTTATATTCTTTCATTGTTCATTAAAATTTTGTTTGCTTCAACTGAAATGCTAaaagtgtaaatttattttattatattaataattgtattttatatatgattttcaattattagttattgctgtatttttcatttaaacattTGGTCATATGGTGTTCTGATTGTGACGTTTGACGTCACAATCAGAAGCACATTAACAATCACAATATATGGCTGTACTTAAAGTCGTAATTAAAGTGATGATTATTGATAGTCAATTTttgtattcaaaattaaataatacagttTTTCACACCTGAATGTACACATTGTTGTTGCAAAGCTCAACCTTGTAGTCAGTGATCGTATTAAAATAAAGGTGTTTTAATAATATCCGAGTTACaatgttaaattataatttggATGGTAACATTTTACTTTTGTGGTCATTAATACCATAACCAGGTTACCATCCTCCAGATGCCAACAGTTACAACCACCATCAATTTTCATTTGATTGcagtagaacccctcctttgggacacctattgatggacatccctattaagggacaccccccccccccccccattaagggacacccccccccccccccccccattaaGGGACACCCACATTAAGAGGACTCATTTCCATATAGGAAATGAGGGTCAATGTGGTTTAACACTACATCCAACGCCCATTTAGAGGACACCACTATTAAGGGGGTATTTtggtccctttaataggggttctgcTGTTAATGTATTTACAACATTATTGTGATGtaagacaaattaattaaactttTCTGTTAAACTTGTAGCTATACAGTCAGCATAAGGATCTGTTTACTTCGCGGGGGGATTACGTTCCCTCTTCCCATATGAAACAAGGGGACAGAAGCCCCCCTGTCCTAACCAGGGAGGTGAGATGGTTTCTCAGCGTTAGTCTGCATGGATTGTTTGATGTGTTTATTTGTGGTAGCAGGGTGTTAGATATCATTATATCCcttgatatattattaaatcAGAGTTCTCAACTTgctataattaattttagtcAAGATAAAATATTTCTGTAGTAAACATTTTCAGTAGCTTTTTACTTGTTGCATCACACAGTCATTCTGAGCATGCTCACATGtttctgagcatgtgcagaatGATTTTAAGACTTGAAAGTTGGGTCTTGGTGCGCCATGAAAACGAATGACCACCACACTGTAATTTTGGCAATCAAACAATAGTGGAAACCTAGAATAAGGGTTTTTCATCTATTCatgatttgattgatttgtccaaaagtaatgtttttttatctGGGGTTTCTCATAATTTTAGGCCAAATCGtagtttgtttgtatttattttcttagTATATACGTCCGTAGATAGATCTAAATTCCGTATTAATTGCGGACGTTCGGTAGCACTTGAGAACCCTGTTACATTTCACAGTGGCTGAAACACTCCCAGCTTTTCATATTATTCCAATAGTTTATCCTTGCCGACAATGGCTCACATAAAttgttcatttcatttttttttactacatCTTTAACAATCAACTACTAAGTCTGTTTTACTATCCAAAGTGTGTGCAGAATATTTACACATTCCTGCAGTATATACACCCATTCCTGCAGTAACACTGCACATTTTTGTTCAATAAAGAAATATTAAGAAAAATACTTAATAATGAAATTCGATACAGTTCTTGATTTAACTAATATACCAggtatttgttttttttgtttctagACCATTCTAGTTCATTGAGAATAACgttgattaaaataaaaaaatattgggTTGCTGAATTTTCATAAATCACTCGATAAATTGTGTATGTTGAAAGTGTACATTAAATCCCATTTGGAAATGTTACAATTATTCTATCCTATTTTTGGCAAAGATTGTATTTACAACTCAATAGCCTGATGTACGGTTGTTAATAGTGACTGTTGATTACTGACCTTAACCTATTTAAACTGCAAAGTTAACATCGTTTGGATAGCAAAAACAGGCTTAAACTGATGTACTATGGCATGATTTCCATATTTTATGATTGTGCACAAATTATAAGTTGTACCTCACGTTGGTTTGTGTGAACAGTTATATCCCACTATTTATTGATCCATTTCCTTCCATATTCTTTCACATTGTCAATTCTTTATCATCAGTAGCAcgataataaattaaatttcataatatttaatatatgcACTACTTTTTTTAGTGAAGTGTTTAACGAATGAAAACATTCCTTCTCATACAATGAAAAATATagacaatataatattattactggTTTTTTAGTATCTAAAAACTGATGGGTGTTATTCTCAAGTCATTGTTGGATTGGacaatgtatataaaataaattatgactCAATATGTGGCTCTTTCCTTGGGAAACCAATTTTATTCATTATGACATCCATTCGTGTTAGGACACTTTACTATTGTGCAGAAAGACACGGGTTAAATTCCCGATAAGAACGACTTCCAGTTCACTGTAAATAAGTACCTTaagttgaaaatactagggataAGATGgcatggaaaggaactggccaccatACTACATAATGCCAAGGCTTAGTACAGTGCCATCTAACTCCTTCGTTCAGAATGACTCGCCTTTACCTTTGATAATACCAGCCTGCCCCAAAACCAAACTTTAAAATTCTGGAAAAAAAAGCTTGAAAAGCATTCAGTTATCAGGGCTGAGCAAACCTGCTTGCCTGACACCCAGGACAAGTGTTTTTTTACATTCGGACAACCACATTTGACATATACTCTTGTCCCAGGCCAGATACTTTTGAAACTTATAGTACAATAGTATGAGTGTATAATGTCACTTTACCACTAGTTAGGGATGGTAAAGCTTGAGGAATTCTCatcttaaaattttaaatttaagaatGTTAGCCTAGAACTTTACATCAAATGATACTTTAAAAAGAGGGAGCGTGTGCAAATCCTGCTGAATATATTGTTTGCTTTGCTTTACATAGAAGAATGGCTTTGCTCTCACGATAAATAAATTCCCGAATACCcctatgacctttgacatgatTCTCTTTTTAAGCTATAACTCTAAACTGGCTTATTTTACACTTTGTATTCACATAGTAGCatgctttctttttttatattgttggtTTTACTCTCGCATCTATCATATCATTtatgttaaatatttatttatattggttCAGTTTTGTTATACTTCcacatttatatatttcttttactttttattgcaatttatgAATAACTTCAAACACAAATTATGTCTTTAAAATACCATGTATATATATCCCAAATGtcaaatttttaaattgttattttttacatATTGAGAAGATTGGCAATTTTGAAATATGCATTCTGAAAGATATACATTTTAAGGGATCAATGTCAAAATTAATCGACTGCAATAATGTAAAATTTTAATGTAGAGGTTTATGAAACAGACACTCGATATATTTAAGATTAAACTTGCTAAATGATAATTTGCAGGTTacagtaaacaaaatatagttactgcagtaaagtaATTTTTACATGGTTCCTAAGATTTGTAAATTTCCcttttcatttattcataattCCAACTGAAAACAAACCCTTTTATTTGAGTTATTTAGCTTTAAATTAAAGTGTTAATTTTCAACAGtaattttgaatttataaaaaattatcCTAAAGccttgtccacactatcaaactttatgtgacaaaaaaatatgatgcgcccatatatggacatgatgatgtcatatcactaccatatttgggcgtaccactaccatatttgggcacatcacacttttttgatagtgtatacaaagCTTAATTCATGtttgtcattatttatttactgatattttaataaatatagatTTGTATACTTAGTATTTTTGCTATTTGTATTTAAAGGTATATGGACGTTGGAAAACAGGAAGAAGGAAGAGACGAAGGAAAATCCCGGTTTTAGTTTCccagaaaaaagataaacgaaTTCAAGATGAGAAAAATGAAACACAGACACAATTACCTGGTAAATTTTTAGCAGATAGGATAATAATGGCATTGCCTGTGAATCTTCACTTAAGACATCATCTGTCTAGCTAACAGAAGAATCTAACtgttgagctctgtctacactttaaagctcagatacaggcatgaattttaaatataatatttggttaattgtacataaatcaaatatttgtaacagaaatcaagacgaaaaaaaaatgaattttccttaatatggtcaaatacaaaattcttccataaaaaccaggaagactttttttcagtagttaggtagttaacctaatgtaataacatgtttggtgactccctagactgtgaaaaaagatggtggatatacggtggataatttttgctatagcatgaaaataaaaatctgaagttgaataaaaatatcagaaatgtaatattcaagttatattacctatatttagtcatctgataacattttttaccacaccgtttatttttcatagctttttaaaatgcctctctatttacaaaatttgtgtacaaaagaatagagattttactgtgtaatttgaactatctcccccccctccccccccccccccccactgataagaaagtgctttattttcaacaagctcgtgtaacacaaataaaatctaaaaaattatgaaacataggggaaactatagatcgataattattggaatgtatgatcaatagaaattgtttgcccgcacctggcctttaaaactagttttacaaaaaaagtgtgataagcccaaatggtaatgatatgctttaatatagtagtgatatgacagcaTCAGCGCCATgtccatttttttgtcacatgaagtttgaagtgtagacaaagctttagaagCATTACTCCTGTTGGTGAGACTGACAGAACCCTGAGGTTTACGTATATGTTTTGTACAGAAAGGTTTAGATCTTCGCCAGTCCCTTTCTCAGCTGGACTCACTAAAATGATAATTCCACAAATTGTGAATAAGTACTATTTTATCAATTTACCAGTGAACATTTTTTGATTtgactttttaaatttatttaatgaaatgaaatctTTGAATGAAtacatgaatataaaacattatctATATTTTAATCCTAATATTGCATAATTACTAATaatcttttgtttgtttatacagGTTTAGAAGACACCAAGGAAAAAGAAGCAAATATTAGTGAATCAAAAGTcgaaaaagaaatgaaaaccgACAAGGTACTATACACATCATTCCCACGTAAGGTTTTGAAAAGCAGGAAAAGCCGAGTCCTAGGACGTCTATTGGATATGAATCGGAACGAAGAATCTTCTGATGATGAACATAGAAACGTTGAGTCTGTGACTTCCGCTAAACCAACGTCGCCAAAAAGTCTTCTCCCACCAAGTAAATCTCTACGGCCAAAAAACGTAGTGCACGTAGCTCCTATTAAGGAAAAGCGTGGATGGCCTAAGGGCGTCAAAAGAGGTAAAATTGAACGGCCATCAACGATTCCTGGCAGGAGGAGACGTAAACGACGAAAAACTGcttggtatttaaaaaaaccaaataagCCAGTTGTCAAACCTAAGTTCACAAAACCATCAGTGGATGAGGAGGAGGTCGTTGAAAAGGCTTCGAGTGATTTAGAAAGACGAAGCGGTGAGCAGTCTGAAGGAGAAGATGCAGACTGTGAGGATGAAGGAAGAATGGAAGAGGAGACAACGGTGTGTGTTAATGGTAACTGTACTCCTCCGACTCTGATTGAAGACCAAGTCAAAGAATCCAAATCAGAACATGATCACGAGGAGGTAAAATCGGCAGAGAATCTGCTTGATGACTCCATAGAAACTCATGGAAAAAATAGTCATGCAGATGAAGTTGACATGGATATTGTTGAAAGTCACAAAGTACAAACACCTGAAGCATCAAAGAAAGTACATGATTCAGATAGCAATCATGACAGTGATACTGAAGGTAGTAACACTGATAATGCAGTAGCTAACAGTGTCAATGATAATGACGATGTCACCAGTGATTCTAACAGCGATTACAATAACAATGATGACGTCAGTGATAACGTCAGTGACAATGATACAAGATCTAAAGAAAGAGAGCAGCCTATCGACCTTGATGTAAATAAAAATCTAGAAATTAATGACAATGacattgtaaacaaaatatatgatAAGGACAATGCTGAAAAATCACCCAAGCAATCATCAGAAAAGTCAGTATTGGAGGACATACCATTATCAAGAGAAAAAGAACTTGCCAAAGACCTGGATGATAAGAATGAAGACCACGAAGAAGATGATATCATATCTGAGAAACTTGACCAGCATAAGGAAGAACATGATTATCGTAAAGAGCAGGATGTACAAGAAAAAAAGCAGATTAAAAAGCAAAATGAGGACAAAGATATTCCTGTACTTGATGCCAATGAATCAGAGAGTGAGAGTGTTGCCACACATAGTAACAGTAGCAGTGATGAAGTTGGTAGTAACCACAGTTCACAGAAAGAGAAACTTGATTCAGAACCTGTTTTGAACAAATCAGACGAAGAATTTCCTCCGGAAaatgaagaaaaagaagaaaggaATATTGATATTCAAAAAGAAGAGGAAGAACGTTTTGAGTCTCAAGAAGTGGAAGATAATTACAATAATGATGATTACACCATGGGTCATTCCCCAGAAAAATCACCTGAAATTGGATCAGTTCTTTCTCCAAAGGATTTCAAGAAACAGAATACCGTTGAAGATAATGACTTTGAGACGGATGGAAACAATCTAGATGGTAGTTTAATGCAAGGAAACTTTGAGAGTGTTGACCAACCAGTGTCTGCTGATGATGCTGCAGAAACTGCAAATGCAGTGTCTGCAATCATGGAAGAGGAAGAGGATGAAGAAGAGGAAGATGAAGCTGAGGCTGATGCACCAAATCAATGTTTTGAGAAAGTTGTCAATGATACTTATGACCAGTCAAATATtgaaaatgcaattttaccggTAGTGGAAGGAATGTCCACTTGCCAAGAGAACATTGGCATGGACACTTACACCAATGAGTCAGCAGATATGTACAATAACACTGGTAATTCTGCTCTTCAAGATCAGCAGCAAATGAATGCAGCAGCTCATAACCAGAATATGGGAATGATGGAACAAATGCAAAATGACCATACATTGCAAATGCAGCATTATTCTTGTCACAATCCAATGCGCCGTAGCAGCTGCATGGCAATTGCAAATCCTCCAAGTATGGACTCTTACAGTAATATGAACCCACCTGATAACATGAACACTCCAGTGGCAGGAGCTGCAATGGCGTCTTGTCTTGGAAATAATCAAACCGTGTGCAATCAAGCGTTAAATCAGTCCGTGTGTAGCCCAACCATGAACCAATGTAGTCCAAATGTGACGCAGCAAGTGTGTAGTCCGCCTGTAATGGGTAATATACACAGTCCACAAATGGTAGGCATGCCGAACATGCATAGTCCAAACATTCCACCACAAAGTCCTGTTGCAGCTAAATTACGCAGTCCAAATATGAACTCTGCACAGACTTTTAATTCTAGCATGGCTGCTAATCAAGTGTGCAGCCCAGGCATGGGTAATTCAGCTCAGGCGTGTAGTCCTGTAGCCACAGCCCAAGCATGTAGTCCAGTAATGAATCAGGCTACAGGATGTAGCCCCACTATAAGTGTCTCGCAGGGATGTAGTCCAAGTCTTACAGGTACACAGACATGTAGCCCAGCCATGAATCAAGCTCAGGGATATAGCCCTGCTGCCATCAATCCAATTCAAGGATGCAGTCCAGCAATGAACTCTGCGGTATGCAGTCCTGGGATGGGTAATGGACCAGTACCAAGTCCAGCAATGCCATCTGCTCAAATACGCAGTCCATCTGTTAACAGCAATCCGATGTGTAGTCCGGCTATGCAAGTAAATCAAGTATGTAGTCCGATGAACAGGCACGACGTTGGGCAAACCCAGTCTGACGCAACAATGGCACAGATGCAAGGCCACGGACGCCAATCGGCGCATGACGTGCACGGTAATAAACCACGATATGGTATCGAGGCACGACGAGAATCAACCTGTAGTCTAGCTAAACTTCAGCAACTGACTAATGGTATATCGTACCAAGAATCGCATGGGAATCAATTACCTGTAGCGCAGTCACCTAGACCACAGACTAATATTACACCACCTCATAACCCTACACCTCCACCACCTTTGCAGAAAAACATCACTCCCCCTATGTCACATTTACCCGCTGTTTCTCCTCATTTGCCTACTGAGATTAACTATCACcatcatcaacaacaacaacagcagcaacagcaTCAGCAACAACAAATGCAACAGCAATCGATGAGGCAACTACAtcaacagcaacaacaacagcaacaacatcACCACCAGAATATGATGCAGAACCCAAACTCACAGAGATATCAAACGCAGCTACCACATGAAATGCAACGTCATTCGACATTCTATCAACACCAGCGCAGTACGACACAACGCTATGCTCAACAACGTTTTAAGTCGTTTCCAGCATATTACCACCCGCAACATCATCACAATACGCAACACGGCACCTCAACGCAACATTACATGCAGACTAATTATAACCCGCACGGGCACATGAACGGGTTCGTTACACAACCTGTGTATAATAATTACGACGCCAACCCTGGATACATCGAACAATCCGTTCCCGTTAACATGATGTGTCCTCCAGCGCCAACGCAAATGTCTTTCAGAAATCCCACATATCGGCACGGACCGTCGTCGATGTACAACCATCAGTACGGAATAATGGATGCACGTGGTCAGATTTTACGCAGGTGAAACTAGAAGAATATTTTACATGTTTATACCAAATTTATTGGAtcaatttaaaaagaatattttttgggtatttaataattttaataatacttaAGAAAATGTTGtcatattattactgtattattatattctaaAGATTTAAGAGAGTGCATGAGTTTTGGTACTGAGAATTTGTGTgaaattatcatttatttaataattatatctatATAAATGTTGCTGATTTTACAACAACAGTTTTAGTTGAaatcaaaagaaatatttaattttacgAAAACTTGTGTTTTAAATTTAAGTCAAGAATTGtcataaaatattacaaaacatGTTTTATCTAGCAAGGACAGTacataaaaacaacattatttacatttgttgTTTGATCTTAAGTTAAGAAAACATTAGATATTTAAGAATTAATTTCTGTAAAAATCACTGCCTtcaatcaaatttttttatctttataaagaaaacatttatggaaaaaaaatatcGCTGACTGCAATACACtgtgtttattaaaattatgtttgCCGTGGATGTTGTTGGGagtattaaaaatatacaataatttgaatgaaattaatgaaaattGGTTATTTACGATTTACTACTCAGGCAAATTTGTACACAAATGAATATACGAAAAAAGGGGaatctttttaaataaaatagtcATCATTTATTATCTTCatataatacagtagaaccgggcccctattaaggggatactttaGGATAAAACAGAATGTTTCTTTAATAAGGGCGTCTCCTAAATAGGGGTAGTATTAAATCATCTATTGCCTgttgtttcacaggaaaatgttccctaaggctctgtctacactatcaaaaaaattgtgatgtgcctaatatatggacatgatatccctaccatatttaagcatatgactaccatatttgggcacatcacactattttgttgtcaaactagtttgccagtgtagacagagctttatagggATTTTACTATACATCTGAATACGTTGGAAGTGTTGTAATAATGAAAGACTAAGTAGTGCCATTGTAAGAAAAGTTATAATTACTGAATTATTTAGAGAAGGTACTGTGAAGGTGATGTGTACCAATTGTGCTTCCATTgtctttaaaaatgaaacaaaaggGAAATTCTGAAAAACAATTACGCTTTATACATGTTAAATTCTGATTGTCCAAATAGGTGAAATAAACAGGTTGTATCAAATATTATTCTCATTTATAAAGCCAGTGAAATAAATTATGCCTTAAGTTATTTAATTTAGATTAGCAAATCATTTACTATTTTCATTCTGACTATGAATCTTTTTTGTACCAAACCAGGTAATTTATTAGTCAATATCACAACAAAGAAAGAAACACT contains:
- the LOC140052277 gene encoding uncharacterized protein isoform X1, with the translated sequence MAKESGQCLANAKYTQWILEAIRKIRKQKQRPNQERICNNLVSGHGLSRETTYEQLELCVRDGNVLKVLNKGIESYRDPEGVRGMRGASTRTVNKSTDLVKVIKAAIKELGEGGSTFKEIEKYITQSRRIEVGSPSELSTKLRTAIKRAVASGRLVKYGRNFRVPDDGDTSSYTTSSTSSSPPIDKDDNRSVATPEPLCRICEKGPVEDVPESLVSCADCGYSGHPSCLKFNKEVSKKVHLVRWQCRKCKLCAICKQQRNLELISCSSCDRGYHTNCVKLKKTPKGHWKCSQCKVGKWNKAFAKASTTLLKHRKIKLKEAHRIKKHARKIALKKQHVIRNCPYPDCDGSGHINGKFKRHSRLFNCPRCPPEDRPLRKHKRSKTVSNGTPSVPSSKSLHNSESDGDVFTDERLFDSSAQPKGLIDGLSQFFTPSNQRKSRSSSLSMLGFIPIRNKPKKTVFHRQTSEELPSSTTKIKPKIPIRLQPSNGNDETRSHSNSSSPHSEIRNLGSSQLKGLFDGLSHLYATSEPRKRGLYGLPPVYAPHKRFKKDGNFLLFQQEEIPHTTTVSDDVSLSDKKESNDDKKKSLMQMPLTAFGIGLKKKKGSQSIVSEPTPDSDANEGEEDQSSEQEEVSDTDEESPSTFAPHPLGVAKQDMELFQMAQDKALAEIMPELNKPPVAVGGNEGQVDLPTRSPQSIEFGPYEITTWYTSPYPQEYARLPKLYLCEFCLKYMKSRNILQRHREKCLWRHPPASEIYRKDNLSVFEVDGNISKIYCQNLCLLAKLFLDHKTLYYDVEPFLFYVLTTNNTKGCHIVGYFSKEKHCQQRYNVSCIMTLPPYQRCGYGRFLIDFSYLLSRREGQPGSPEKPLSDLGKVSYNSYWRSIILEYMHRNQHSAQITIKDISRATGMCPHDIASTLQNLGMLANRDGKLVIKLRNKLISEHMEKVNKCRDPRLVLDPGCLRWSPLIVYHPSILDEERQVRNEVTRMGDIVRDIEFERKATTSMAALKEVPAPPKKLYSQHKDLFTSRGDYVPSSHMKQGDRSPPVLTREVYGRWKTGRRKRRRKIPVLVSQKKDKRIQDEKNETQTQLPGLEDTKEKEANISESKVEKEMKTDKVLYTSFPRKVLKSRKSRVLGRLLDMNRNEESSDDEHRNVESVTSAKPTSPKSLLPPSKSLRPKNVVHVAPIKEKRGWPKGVKRGKIERPSTIPGRRRRKRRKTAWYLKKPNKPVVKPKFTKPSVDEEEVVEKASSDLERRSGEQSEGEDADCEDEGRMEEETTVCVNGNCTPPTLIEDQVKESKSEHDHEEVKSAENLLDDSIETHGKNSHADEVDMDIVESHKVQTPEASKKVHDSDSNHDSDTEGSNTDNAVANSVNDNDDVTSDSNSDYNNNDDVSDNVSDNDTRSKEREQPIDLDVNKNLEINDNDIVNKIYDKDNAEKSPKQSSEKSVLEDIPLSREKELAKDLDDKNEDHEEDDIISEKLDQHKEEHDYRKEQDVQEKKQIKKQNEDKDIPVLDANESESESVATHSNSSSDEVGSNHSSQKEKLDSEPVLNKSDEEFPPENEEKEERNIDIQKEEEERFESQEVEDNYNNDDYTMGHSPEKSPEIGSVLSPKDFKKQNTVEDNDFETDGNNLDGSLMQGNFESVDQPVSADDAAETANAVSAIMEEEEDEEEEDEAEADAPNQCFEKVVNDTYDQSNIENAILPVVEGMSTCQENIGMDTYTNESADMYNNTGNSALQDQQQMNAAAHNQNMGMMEQMQNDHTLQMQHYSCHNPMRRSSCMAIANPPSMDSYSNMNPPDNMNTPVAGAAMASCLGNNQTVCNQALNQSVCSPTMNQCSPNVTQQVCSPPVMGNIHSPQMVGMPNMHSPNIPPQSPVAAKLRSPNMNSAQTFNSSMAANQVCSPGMGNSAQACSPVATAQACSPVMNQATGCSPTISVSQGCSPSLTGTQTCSPAMNQAQGYSPAAINPIQGCSPAMNSAVCSPGMGNGPVPSPAMPSAQIRSPSVNSNPMCSPAMQVNQVCSPMNRHDVGQTQSDATMAQMQGHGRQSAHDVHGNKPRYGIEARRESTCSLAKLQQLTNGISYQESHGNQLPVAQSPRPQTNITPPHNPTPPPPLQKNITPPMSHLPAVSPHLPTEINYHHHQQQQQQQQHQQQQMQQQSMRQLHQQQQQQQQHHHQNMMQNPNSQRYQTQLPHEMQRHSTFYQHQRSTTQRYAQQRFKSFPAYYHPQHHHNTQHGTSTQHYMQTNYNPHGHMNGFVTQPVYNNYDANPGYIEQSVPVNMMCPPAPTQMSFRNPTYRHGPSSMYNHQYGIMDARGQILRR